The Brasilonema sennae CENA114 genome includes a region encoding these proteins:
- a CDS encoding DDE transposase family protein, whose protein sequence is MTDTQTWYIVKHAAGHCEIIPSDEATEEKNPEIIEQWGPFSSQGEAIARRVGLIRSLKCQPV, encoded by the coding sequence ATGACTGATACACAAACTTGGTATATTGTCAAGCATGCGGCTGGTCATTGCGAAATAATCCCCAGTGACGAAGCAACCGAGGAAAAAAATCCAGAAATTATTGAGCAATGGGGGCCGTTTAGTTCCCAAGGAGAAGCCATTGCCCGCCGCGTAGGACTGATTAGATCGCTCAAGTGCCAACCAGTCTGA
- a CDS encoding glycoside hydrolase family 31 protein: MPQYFGQLHTTEPAWSILEGVQTIQQSDRHILFKCGDPCLSISVLAPNLIRVRMTPTSEFLPRRSWAVAQADEEWPTVPFEVREKAETIEIETEQLRVVVSRNPCRIQCFDKSGQPFAHDADPGMGWRTGTIAGWKRIEADEHFYGFGEPTGLLDQRSKVKTNWTSDAIDYDVLTDSMYQAIPFFIALRPGLGYGLFFNTTFWSRFDLGAEQPGVWRMETHGGELDYYIIYGPEPAKILETYTQLTGRMPLPPKWSLGYHQCRWSYESQDIVSKLANEFRQRRIPCDVIHLDIDYMSGYRVFTWSQKRFANPKELIDNLKQDGFKVTTIVDPGVKYEPEADYKVFDEGLNNDYFIRKTNGQLFHGYVWPDKAVFADFLRPEVRDWWGSLLNSLTDVGVAGIWNDMNEPTLDDRPFGDPGKKIAFPLDAAQGPTDERTTHTETHNLYGQMMAQASYQGLEKSRPTERSFFLTRSGYAGIQRWSAVWTGDNQSLWEHLEMSLPMMCNLGLSGVAFVGSDIGGFAGNATAELFARWMQVGMLYPLMRGHSALTTAQHEPWVFGDRVEKICREYIELRYQLLPYIYTLFWKAANTGSPILRPLLYDFPNDPKTFTLADQVMLGSSLLAAPIYRPGVEHRAVYLPEGSWYDWWSGETFQGPIHILAHAPLERMPLYVRAGSIIPMAPVMQYVDERPLDQMRLRIWMGTGEFTLYEDDGHTFEYKTGAFCTTTYHVCSQGQQTIVEIGGREGNFSPATREVIVELVGVGEQSFVDDGAARQLTFEI, from the coding sequence ATGCCGCAATACTTTGGACAACTGCACACAACCGAACCGGCTTGGTCAATTCTTGAGGGAGTGCAAACAATACAACAGAGCGATCGCCATATCCTCTTCAAATGTGGCGATCCATGTTTAAGCATTAGCGTACTAGCCCCGAACCTCATTCGGGTACGAATGACGCCAACGAGCGAATTCTTACCTCGGCGATCATGGGCAGTCGCACAGGCGGATGAAGAATGGCCCACTGTGCCGTTTGAGGTGCGAGAAAAAGCAGAAACTATAGAAATTGAAACTGAACAGCTGCGCGTTGTTGTGTCCCGCAATCCTTGTCGTATCCAGTGCTTCGACAAGTCCGGACAGCCCTTTGCTCACGATGCCGATCCAGGGATGGGGTGGCGGACTGGTACCATTGCTGGCTGGAAACGGATTGAAGCTGATGAACATTTTTATGGTTTCGGTGAACCCACTGGCTTACTCGATCAGCGTTCAAAAGTCAAAACCAACTGGACATCTGATGCGATTGACTACGATGTCCTGACAGACAGTATGTACCAGGCGATTCCCTTTTTCATCGCGTTACGTCCTGGATTGGGGTACGGGCTTTTCTTCAATACGACTTTTTGGAGTCGCTTTGATTTGGGGGCAGAACAACCGGGAGTTTGGCGGATGGAAACTCACGGGGGTGAACTGGATTACTATATTATTTATGGACCAGAACCTGCAAAAATTCTTGAGACTTACACCCAGCTAACCGGACGGATGCCGTTACCGCCCAAATGGTCACTCGGTTACCACCAGTGTCGCTGGAGTTACGAGTCACAAGATATAGTAAGCAAACTGGCGAATGAATTTCGTCAGCGCCGCATTCCCTGTGATGTTATCCATCTCGATATTGACTATATGAGTGGCTACCGGGTTTTTACTTGGAGTCAGAAGCGATTTGCTAACCCCAAAGAATTAATAGACAATCTCAAGCAAGATGGTTTCAAGGTAACGACAATTGTTGACCCAGGGGTCAAGTACGAGCCAGAAGCAGATTACAAAGTTTTTGATGAGGGATTAAACAACGACTATTTTATTCGGAAAACGAATGGTCAGCTATTTCACGGCTATGTCTGGCCCGATAAAGCCGTCTTTGCTGATTTCCTGCGCCCTGAAGTTAGAGATTGGTGGGGAAGTTTGCTAAACAGTCTCACTGACGTGGGTGTTGCTGGAATCTGGAATGACATGAATGAACCGACACTTGATGACCGTCCATTCGGAGATCCTGGTAAGAAGATTGCGTTTCCCCTTGATGCTGCCCAAGGACCAACTGACGAGAGAACTACCCACACTGAAACCCACAACCTGTATGGACAAATGATGGCACAGGCATCTTATCAGGGACTTGAAAAATCTCGTCCGACAGAACGCTCGTTTTTTCTGACACGATCTGGATACGCTGGGATTCAGCGCTGGTCTGCAGTATGGACGGGAGATAATCAATCCCTGTGGGAACACCTGGAAATGTCCTTACCGATGATGTGTAACCTGGGTTTATCGGGCGTTGCGTTTGTGGGTAGTGATATTGGGGGGTTTGCGGGTAACGCGACGGCTGAACTATTTGCTCGTTGGATGCAGGTAGGAATGCTTTACCCCTTGATGCGGGGACACTCTGCATTAACGACAGCACAGCATGAACCTTGGGTGTTTGGCGATCGCGTTGAAAAAATTTGCCGCGAGTACATCGAACTGCGTTACCAACTGCTGCCCTACATTTACACTCTCTTCTGGAAAGCCGCAAACACTGGCTCACCAATTCTGCGCCCCCTGCTGTATGATTTTCCCAATGACCCGAAAACCTTCACCCTCGCTGACCAAGTTATGCTTGGGTCCTCATTATTAGCAGCACCAATTTACCGTCCAGGTGTTGAACACCGTGCCGTGTACTTGCCTGAAGGTTCCTGGTACGACTGGTGGAGTGGCGAGACTTTTCAAGGACCAATTCACATTCTGGCACACGCACCGCTTGAGCGAATGCCATTATATGTTCGTGCTGGCTCGATTATTCCGATGGCACCAGTGATGCAATACGTAGATGAACGTCCCTTAGACCAGATGAGGCTTCGGATCTGGATGGGGACAGGTGAGTTTACACTTTATGAGGATGACGGTCATACCTTTGAGTACAAAACAGGAGCCTTTTGCACAACAACTTACCACGTTTGTTCACAAGGGCAACAAACCATTGTTGAGATTGGAGGACGAGAGGGTAACTTTTCACCCGCAACGCGTGAAGTTATTGTGGAACTAGTTGGTGTTGGCGAACAGAGTTTTGTCGATGATGGTGCTGCACGTCAGTTGACGTTTGAAATTTAG
- a CDS encoding NACHT and WD repeat domain-containing protein — translation MSDSGLRDENRSIRIEKDAISSAIISGDGNRVVIYQYQLERQLKEEKVSTTGEIGSNPYKGLLAFHEVDGDRYFGREKQIEKLWNLFRTLHENTTQLEAPLRLLPILGPSGSGKSSLARAGLIPELARRPLPGKSQARVAVLVPGTHPIQALATVLARVATNDQTPVTKTREFAEELKQTSSNTTDTIIYDGLRRIANVLPEIAVSPLVVLIDQFEEVYSLCNDPNERQIFIENLIHAAGDRSGCVSVIITLRSDFLGETQRHPALNQVIAELGVFVPAMSTEELRQAITKPASNAGHPLDNAVVSLLLKDTQGREGALPLLQFALTRIWDGLKIGVEPVKTLEQIGGVGGALADEAQRIYQSLNKQEKKIAQRVFLGLVQLGEGTSDTRRRANIDSLLSYKDEREYVKKVIDRFASPGVRLVTLFSINGTQTAEVTHEALFANWGQMKEWLDSSRSDIRFGRRLDEAARVWDENNRPEGSLWRSPDLDFLKNYYERASDDMTLLQVEFFEASQQAEIKRKRLQRLAIGGLVTGLVTTTTIAGFAAYQWQNAEIERIKQTAISVKSLLPIVPLQNLVTAISLVGQSRSPLFSFPNQSLPPSVQDSLFSAVQNSREKNIFKGDQDYVNSVAISTDGQTIVSGGDDGAVRLWDSKGNQLPTLTGHQGAVNSVAISIDSQTIVSGGNDGTVRLWDSKGKLLYTLTGHQGAVNSVAISTDGQTIVSGGNDGAVRLWDSKGNQLPTLTGHQGAVNSVAISIDSQTIVSGGEDGTVRLWDSKGKPLYTLTGHQGLVNSVAISTDGQTIVSGGEDGTVRLWDSRGNELATLTSHQKSVNSVAISTDGQTIVSGGEDGTVRLWDSKGKLLYTLTGHQGAVNSVAISTDGQTIVSGGNDGAVRLWDSKGNQLATLTGHQGSVKSVAISTKNKTIVSGGSDGTVQLWDIKFESWLKAGCERLQDHPVFQNPQTSDEKGAKATCEPYLRSSR, via the coding sequence ATGAGCGATAGCGGGTTAAGGGATGAAAATCGCAGTATTAGGATTGAAAAAGATGCTATCAGCAGTGCAATTATTTCTGGAGATGGTAATAGAGTTGTTATCTATCAGTACCAACTTGAGCGTCAACTAAAAGAAGAAAAAGTTTCTACCACAGGAGAAATAGGTTCCAATCCTTACAAAGGACTACTTGCATTTCATGAAGTTGATGGCGATCGCTATTTTGGGCGGGAAAAACAAATCGAAAAACTTTGGAACCTGTTTCGCACTCTTCACGAAAACACAACTCAACTAGAAGCGCCATTACGTTTATTGCCAATTTTGGGACCATCCGGTTCTGGTAAATCTTCCCTGGCGCGTGCTGGTCTAATTCCAGAATTAGCCCGTCGTCCTTTACCGGGTAAGAGTCAAGCGCGAGTGGCGGTGCTTGTCCCTGGTACCCATCCAATTCAAGCTTTAGCAACAGTGTTGGCAAGGGTTGCGACTAATGACCAAACTCCTGTAACTAAAACCCGCGAGTTTGCAGAAGAATTAAAACAAACTAGCAGTAACACTACTGATACTATTATTTATGATGGCTTAAGACGCATTGCCAACGTCTTACCAGAGATTGCCGTATCGCCGTTAGTGGTGTTAATAGACCAGTTTGAAGAAGTTTACTCGCTTTGCAATGACCCGAATGAGCGCCAAATATTTATTGAGAATTTAATTCATGCCGCAGGCGATCGCTCTGGTTGTGTATCAGTTATTATAACTTTGCGTAGTGACTTTCTTGGAGAAACACAACGACACCCAGCGCTTAATCAAGTCATTGCCGAGCTTGGCGTATTTGTACCTGCCATGAGTACAGAGGAATTGCGGCAAGCAATTACCAAACCAGCATCAAATGCAGGTCATCCATTAGATAATGCTGTAGTTAGTTTGTTACTAAAGGACACACAAGGGCGGGAAGGAGCATTACCCCTACTCCAGTTTGCATTAACCCGCATCTGGGACGGGCTAAAAATTGGTGTTGAACCTGTCAAGACGCTTGAACAAATTGGTGGAGTTGGTGGAGCATTAGCAGATGAAGCTCAGCGCATTTATCAAAGCCTCAACAAACAAGAAAAGAAAATTGCTCAACGAGTCTTTCTGGGGTTAGTGCAGCTTGGGGAAGGAACAAGCGACACCCGTCGCCGTGCCAATATTGATAGCTTGCTTTCTTATAAAGATGAACGTGAGTATGTTAAAAAAGTGATTGATAGATTCGCTAGCCCCGGTGTGCGGTTAGTTACTCTTTTTAGCATTAATGGAACACAAACAGCAGAAGTTACTCACGAAGCCTTATTTGCTAACTGGGGACAGATGAAAGAATGGCTAGATAGTAGCCGCAGCGATATTCGCTTTGGGCGTCGCTTAGATGAGGCAGCAAGGGTTTGGGATGAAAACAATCGTCCAGAGGGAAGTCTTTGGCGTTCTCCAGATTTGGATTTTTTAAAGAATTATTATGAGCGAGCCAGCGATGATATGACACTGCTACAAGTGGAATTTTTTGAAGCTTCCCAACAAGCAGAGATTAAGAGAAAGCGTTTACAACGGCTTGCAATTGGAGGACTAGTTACAGGTCTTGTCACAACAACAACAATCGCAGGCTTTGCAGCTTATCAATGGCAAAACGCAGAAATCGAGCGAATAAAACAAACTGCCATATCAGTAAAAAGTTTGTTACCGATTGTTCCTTTACAAAACTTAGTCACCGCAATTAGTCTTGTAGGACAAAGCCGCTCACCTTTGTTTAGTTTCCCCAATCAATCATTACCCCCATCAGTACAAGACAGCTTATTCAGTGCAGTCCAAAATAGTAGGGAAAAAAATATTTTTAAAGGTGATCAGGATTACGTCAATTCAGTAGCAATAAGCACAGATGGTCAGACAATTGTCAGTGGTGGTGATGATGGCGCAGTGCGGTTGTGGGATAGCAAGGGCAACCAACTCCCTACCTTAACAGGTCATCAGGGTGCCGTCAATTCAGTAGCAATAAGCATAGATAGTCAGACAATTGTCAGTGGTGGTAATGATGGCACAGTGCGGTTATGGGATAGCAAGGGCAAACTACTCTATACCTTAACAGGTCATCAGGGTGCTGTTAATTCAGTAGCAATAAGCACAGATGGTCAGACAATTGTCAGTGGTGGTAATGATGGCGCAGTGCGGTTGTGGGATAGCAAGGGCAACCAACTCCCTACCTTAACAGGTCATCAGGGTGCCGTCAATTCAGTAGCAATAAGCATAGATAGTCAGACAATTGTCAGTGGTGGTGAAGATGGCACAGTACGGTTGTGGGATAGCAAGGGCAAACCACTCTATACCTTAACAGGTCATCAGGGTTTGGTCAATTCAGTAGCAATAAGCACAGATGGTCAGACAATTGTCAGTGGTGGTGAAGATGGCACAGTGCGGTTGTGGGATAGCAGGGGCAATGAACTCGCTACCTTAACAAGTCATCAGAAGTCTGTCAATTCAGTAGCAATAAGCACAGATGGTCAGACAATTGTCAGTGGTGGTGAAGATGGCACAGTGCGGTTATGGGATAGCAAGGGCAAACTACTCTATACCTTAACAGGTCATCAGGGTGCTGTTAATTCAGTAGCAATAAGCACAGATGGTCAGACAATTGTCAGTGGTGGTAATGATGGCGCAGTGCGGTTGTGGGATAGCAAGGGCAACCAACTCGCTACCTTAACAGGTCATCAGGGTTCCGTAAAATCAGTAGCAATAAGCACAAAAAATAAAACAATTGTCAGTGGTGGTTCAGATGGCACAGTGCAGTTGTGGGATATTAAATTTGAGTCTTGGTTGAAAGCTGGTTGTGAGCGATTACAGGATCATCCTGTTTTCCAAAATCCTCAAACTTCTGATGAGAAAGGAGCTAAGGCAACGTGTGAGCCATATTTGCGTTCATCTCGTTAA
- a CDS encoding CHAT domain-containing protein, with protein MSHNTYVKTILILAANPTNTSRLRLDEEVREITAALKRAKNRYEYQIVTRWATRVEDLHRALLEYQPTIVHFCGHGDGSNGLALENNFGQVQLLSTQALARLFGLFQDTTECVLLNTCYSKDQAEAIHQHIDYVVGMNRAIGDVAAIKFATGFYDALGAGRLIEECFAIGCTFLDLQEIPEDLTPVLKARRRRNQTEITTNSENVIPGKSFKDDSRSDDNKVTQNRSVSIGGNVTGSAVQTGDRNVANIQFQPVSLPAPESVDIRAELKALQEAIALLESPDRRKIENAFADAEDEVNKPNPDKNEVGKALDRAFDYAKRAEGFASVVEKLKPHLTKTTAWLGENWHKLLSIVGLGI; from the coding sequence ATGAGTCATAACACGTATGTCAAAACAATTCTGATTCTGGCTGCCAATCCGACAAATACCTCTCGGTTACGACTGGATGAAGAAGTACGGGAAATAACTGCGGCGCTAAAACGTGCCAAAAATCGCTATGAGTATCAAATCGTTACTAGGTGGGCGACACGAGTGGAAGACCTGCATCGTGCGCTGTTAGAATACCAACCGACTATCGTTCACTTTTGTGGGCATGGTGATGGTAGCAATGGCTTAGCTTTGGAAAATAATTTTGGACAAGTACAACTGCTCAGTACACAAGCCTTGGCTAGGTTATTCGGGTTGTTTCAAGACACGACAGAATGTGTTTTACTTAATACTTGCTATTCAAAAGACCAAGCAGAGGCAATCCACCAACACATTGATTATGTTGTGGGTATGAATCGGGCGATAGGGGATGTCGCCGCGATTAAATTTGCTACTGGATTTTATGATGCGTTGGGTGCTGGCAGACTCATAGAGGAATGTTTTGCAATTGGTTGTACTTTCCTTGATTTACAAGAAATTCCAGAGGATTTAACACCTGTCCTCAAAGCAAGACGACGTCGAAACCAAACAGAAATCACAACAAATTCAGAGAACGTAATACCCGGAAAATCTTTTAAGGATGATTCTAGGAGTGATGATAACAAGGTGACACAAAATCGCTCAGTTTCTATCGGGGGTAATGTCACTGGTAGTGCGGTTCAAACAGGCGATCGCAACGTTGCCAATATACAATTTCAACCTGTGAGTTTACCTGCACCTGAAAGTGTTGATATTCGGGCGGAACTGAAGGCACTGCAAGAGGCGATCGCATTGCTGGAAAGTCCGGATCGTCGCAAAATTGAGAATGCCTTTGCTGATGCCGAGGACGAGGTAAACAAGCCCAACCCAGATAAAAATGAGGTAGGTAAGGCATTGGATCGAGCGTTCGATTATGCTAAGAGGGCTGAGGGATTTGCATCTGTGGTTGAAAAACTTAAACCTCACTTAACCAAAACAACGGCTTGGTTAGGAGAGAACTGGCATAAGCTACTAAGTATCGTTGGTTTGGGAATTTGA